Part of the Paenibacillus terrae HPL-003 genome is shown below.
ACACTTGTCCGTGAATTGAGAATTACTAATTATAAAATTATCGGCGCTGAAATAATTATGAAAATTAGTAGATAAATAAGTGATTTGCTTAGTGTTCTGTATTTCAGCAATTGCATTATTTATTATTGATATATCTGATTTTGTGAGAAATGGGCTGATGTAAATTATTTTGTGATTCGATTTAATTGCTACTCTTGTTGTTGATATTAATAAATCAAACTCTAAGTCATTAACGGAGTCTTCATAAGAAAGAACTTTTATAATTACCAATTGGTTACCGAAATAATATAATATCTGTTTGGATACTTCTTGTTCGATATTGAGGTATTTCGGAACAAAAAGCAGACATTTTACGGATTTTTCTATAATTTTATTTCTTTCTATTTCAGCGGCCAGATGTATTAATATAAAAGAAATTTCGTCTTCATTAACAGAAGAAGTAATCTGATATTCATTAATCAGCCTGTCCGTGATATAAATAGCTATATCATATAAAAAAGGTAATGTATTTCTTAAATCATTTTTTAAAGGGCTTTTCACTGTAACATTAGAGTTTAATCGAAACAGAAAATTTTTTATATGAAGCGTAAACATAACCCTGAAACCCTCTCGATGAAGGTCAAGATAATATTTTTGTTCGATTTCCTGCAAAAGCTTATTGATAAAATGCAATAGATCCTGATCTACATAGGAATTTAAAGCTTCGAATGTATTCATATTATAATTTGAATTAGAACAGACTATAAGATAAAGTTGTATATACTCTTCATTATTTATCATGATTGAAAATGATTGTTCAAGCTGGTTTTTAATAAGATTTACTAATTCATATTCCGAAGTGTTGTTCAATGGATAATTATTTGTATCTGATGTCTTTTTACTAATGATGTTACCGCTCTTGATTCTGTTAACCATAATTAGAAAATGAAGCAGCAAATTCGCCCTTGAGAAATCATTGATATAATAATGTTTTTCCACATAGGCTGTGTCAATAATCTTCAATATAACTTCCAAGATATTATTATCAAAAAAATTTTTCAAATGATGGATATCTATTAAATCACTATCCTGCATTCTTTGCAAAATATAATTAACTAACTGTCTTTTGCTTTTTTCGTCTCCAGTGATTCTAATACAGTTGTTCTGTGTAACGAATTTCACTTTTAGAAATGAATAGGACTGATTCATTTTTTTCAAATCATTTTTTAATAAAGAAAGGCTTATACATAGTTCATCACATAAATCATAAATATTGATTAATTCAATGTGATTTATAAGAAGGGCTTTTATAATATAAAAAGAACGTTCTTGATAATTTTGAGGAACAGCAGACTGTCTGGTGTGAAGTAATGAAGCAGCAGCCGTTTTATCAATATAGTATCCATTAGGAGATGACATGATAATGCTGTTCTTAGCAAGGGCATTTATTTCATTGATGTAGTTGATTACAGTACGTCTGGAGAGCTTTAAGTGTTCTGCAATACCAACCCCTGGAATAGGTTTGGAGCTTTCCATTAGTAAATTCATAAGTGTAATCAGTTTCTCATGCATAAGAACACCTCCAGATTTTTTTGTAACGCTTTCATTTTCCTCGCTGGCACCTCCTTTCTTCAATAGATTTTTTTGCTCTTCCTCCCTTCGACAAATCTTCTAATATTTCAACTTTACCTGCCCTTCGTTAACAACGCCTTTTTCCTGATCATCAAGTCTTTTAATACTATAACATATACTAAATAGCTGATTAAGATATAGATTTTCACAGCTGTGCGCAAATTCTAGGATGAAAAAAAGTAAAAATAAAAGTATTCTAAGGCACGTAGATGAATTACCATCCAAGTTTTGAAAATGAAGAAAGGGGTAGTGATAGTAATGAAAGAAAGGAAACAGTAGCTACATGTTCGGAAAGTCAAACTCAACTTATATGTAAACGAATAGGGGAAATGTATCATGAATAATGAATTGGAAAAACGTGAAGAAATAGCAAAAGTAGCCATGCAGATTATAATGAACGCAAGTGATGCAAAGGCAGACGCATTAAATGCATTAAAAAGTTTAAGAAGCTTTGACTTTGAGGCTCCAGCAGAGTTACTGAAAAAAGCACATACTAAAATAGTTTTAGCACACAAGGCTCAGACTAATTTAGTTCAAAACGAAGCATCCGGTGAAACGTACGAAAACAGTCTTTTGTTTAATCATGCCCAGGATACTCTTATGACCGCAAAAATGCAGATTGAGATATCAGAAGAGTTGTGTGCTTTAGTCAGAGCTCTGTTTAATAAAATAGAAAGTAAGTAAAGAAAGCAAAAAGGGATTTTGAAAAAAGCCCTCTAATGAAAGCGAATTCATTGAATAACGAAAAATACAGGGAGGAAACGATAATGGAAAAAATTCGAATTTTATTGTGCTGTGGAGGAGGCTTTTCAAGTGGAATGCTGGCCCAAAAAAGCCGTAAAGCAGCAAATAAAGCAGGATTGAATGCAAGTGTGGAAGCGAGATCGGAGAGTCAGGTATCGGAATATTTAGACAAAATTGATGTTTTACTTTTAGGACCGCATTATGAAAGAAATTTAAATAATTTTTCAAAACTTGCTGCTCCGTTTAACGTGCCTGTAGCTGTTATTCCCAAAGAAATTTATGGAATGATAGACGGTGAAAAATTGTTGGAGTTTGCTCTATCTTTAGTGGAGCATAAGGAGCGTTAAAAACAATGCATAAATTTATAGATTGGTTAACTAACAAATTTGCCCCTGCAGCGCAAGCCCTTTTTGCAAAGCCCTATCTCGCGGCTGTTTCCGGGGCCATGACGAAGATATTGCCTTTTATTTTAACAGGTTCGCTTATTTATATTTATCAGATTTTCCAATCGTTTTTTAGTCATGTTTTGCCAGACTTATCCATGTTATTATTGTTTTCATTTAAAATGCTAGGTCTCTTAACCGCTTTTATGGTTGCACAGCAAGTCATGGAGAAATTGGACAGGAAAAATTATGCAATTCCTGCCGGTTTAACCGCAATATTGGTTTTTCTGGTTTTTATCAATCCGGTGTTTGATGAGACACAAGCGAATGTAACGTTTAGTTTTGGACGATTCGGACCGACAGGGATGTTTGTCGCATTATGTGCCGGAATCATGGTGGGAATGGTGTTCCATTTCTTCGCAAAGTTAAATATACTCGGCAAAAACGAAACGTTGCCGGATTTTGTAAAAGAATGGGTCAGAAACATACTGCCGATTTTCACTAATATTTGTATTGCTACTTTGTTAGTATTAGGCCTGCACATCGATATTTATCAAATTATTGTGAATCTCTTTGCGCCTATCAATAGCTTTGCTCAAACCTTGCCGGGTTTTATGCTGTTATCATTCCTTCAAGTCTTCTTCTTTACGCTTGGAGTCTCACCATGGGTTTGGGGAGCCATTCGCAATCCTATTTTTATGGTCGCTATCGCAGCGAATGCTGCGGCAGTAGCTGCCGGAGACAACCCCGTTCATATAGTTACCTATGAGACGATGTTTACATTAGGATTATTAACATTAGGCGGGCAAGGAAGCCCGCTGCCTTTAGTCGCTCTAATGTTGAAATCAAAAAGCAAGAAACTTCGCCAATTTGCCCGAATAGTTGTCGGACCGGCAATATTTAATATTAGTGAACCGATTATGTATGGATTACCTATTGTGTTTAATCCTTTATTAATGGTTCCTATGTGGATTATTTCCCTGCTGGGGCCAGTACTAATTTGGATCATTATGAAAAGCGGATTATTGACCATCCCCAGTATTGTTTTACAGACTGGAAACATTCCGGCGCCGTTTAGTTCCTGGCTGATTACGCAAGATTGGCGAGCCATTTTATGGTGGTGTGTATTCTTCTTAATTTATATATTTATTTGGTACCCATTCTTTAAGGTGTTTGAGAAAAAGACGTTGGAAGAAGAGTCCCTGTCATTGGTACAAAATGAAGAATAATACAAACAGTAAATACGGAGGTATATTATGATTTGTGATGAATTAAAAGAAATGTCTAACTATGATGTCCTTGGAAACTATTCTGAAAAAATGATGGAATTAATTGAAAAAATTGATTTGGAGAACTTTAAAACTGGAAAAGTACTGATCGATGGCATGAATTTTTTTGCGCTTTTAACAGAGTATGACACTAAGCCTTGGGAAGAAACAGATATAGAAACCCATGATAAATATTATGATGTAGTTATCGTTTTAGAAGGAAGAGAAAATATTTATGTGGATTTTAGGGATAGCTTCACAGTTAAAAAAGCTTATTCGGAAGAAAAGGACATTACTTTTTATCAACTGAAGAAAGAAAAAATCAGGGTTACCATGGAACCGGGAATGTTTATCTTATTTTTGCCAAATGATATTCATCATCCCTATTGCGATTGTGAAGCGAAAAGCCATATCAAAAAAGTTACTTTTAAAATCAAAATATCATAGAATTCGAGGTATAATGCCATGAACAGAAATAAACCGGATGGATTTCCTGCGAATTTTCTTTGGGGAGGCGCTTTTGCCGCTTGTCAGAGTGAAGGAGCCTGGGATGTAGACGGGAAAGGAATTTCAGTATCCGATATTCAACCCATTATTGACCAAAATAAACGAAAAAATATTAAAAGTGAAGTAGGCGGTACTTTTGCAGAAATAAAGAGGCTTTCCGCCGACACGACATTAAATTTTCCTAAAAGATACGGTATAGATTTTTATCACACCTATAAATCAGATTTAGCTCTTCTTAAGGAGTTAGGGTTAACATGTTTTAGAACTTCGATTTCATGGTCGAGATTATTTCCAACTGGAGAAGAAGATGTTCCAAATGAAAAAGGACTCCAGTTTTATGATGATTTAATCGATGAAATTATCAAAAATGGAATGGAACCCATTATTACTATTTCTCATTATGAAATGCCGTTGCACTTATCGTTAAAATATGGTGGATTCTCTAATAAAAAAGTCATTGATTTGTTTATGAAGTATGCAGAACTTGTGCTTCACAGATACGGTGAAAAAGTAAAGTATTGGATTCCTTTTAATCAAATAAATCTCCTGTACCCTTGCGGATTCAAATCAACAGGAGTATATGACGATTATTCGGATCATCTGCTAGAAGCTTATTACCAGGCTGTCCATAATCAACTGGTGTGCAGTGCTTTATGTAAAAAAATCGCGTTGAAAGTAAATCCTGATATTTTAGTTGGTGTCATGTTATCAGATAAAATAATGTATCCAAAAACCTGCAAACCAGAGGATCTAATATTAACGATGAAAAGAAACCAGATGCAATATTTTTGCTCTGACGTTGGGTTGCGCGGCGAGTATCCAGGTTATGCCTTACGTTATTTTGAAGAAAACAAGATACAGATCAATGAGACGGAAGATGAACTGGAATTGATTGCAAAATATAAAATGGATTACTTAAGCTTCAGTCATTACAGTACAAGAATTATTTCTGCGGAGACGTGCGATATGAATTCGTATACATTCGAATTAAATCCTTATCTAAAGCCTACACCCTGGGAGTGGCGAATTGATCCGTTAGGGTTCTATAATGCTATTTCAACCTATTGGGATAGATACCAGGTTCCTATTTTAATAAGTGAAAATGGCTTTGGAGCCATTGATAAGGTAGAAGATGGGGAAATTCATGATGACTATAGAATTGCTTATTTTAGAGATTATATAGCGCAAATGAAAGAGGCGGTTAAAGACGGCGTGAAAATCTTAGCTTACTGCACTTGGGCGCCTATCGATATCATCAGTTCATCTACATCTGAAATGATTAAACGTTATGGATTCATCTATGTAGATCAGGATGATTATGGAAATGGCACAAAAGAGAGAATTAAAAAGAATTCTTTTTATTGGTATAAAAATGTAATTGCATCTAATGGTGTAGATTTGTAAATCGGCAGATAGATTGATTTCTTGGCTCGATGAGCGGTCGCTTTGGATCTATCATATAAAGACACCTCTTCTGTGTGGTGGTGGAAGCCTGGCGCTCTTACTTCACCATACAGAGTGGTGTTTTTCCATTTTTATATTGAGTTATTGATATGAGGAGGAGAAGGAGTTTGACTGTTATCAATTTTCAATTGCAAATATTCATTATTATTGCCTGTGGATATGTATTTGCAAAGAAAGGCATTATCAACCTAGACATCAGAAAGAAATTGACTGACATTGTGATTAATTTGATTTTACCATGTGCTATTATTAAATCATTTTCAATGAAGGTCACAAGTGAGATTATCAGAGATACCATTATTATTTTTTTTGTGTCATTTGCACTTCAATTATCTTATAGCATATTGAATAAATTTTTATATTGTCGTTTTGATCATTCAAAAGTATTAATTATGAAATATGCAACCATTGTATCAAATGCGGCTTTCATGGGACTGCCTATTATTGAAAGTGTATACGGTGCACAAGGCGTACTTTATGGATCCATTGCTTTGATTCCACTACGCATATTTATGTGGTCTTCGGGTCTGTCATTATTTACAACAACAGACCGTAAACAGGTATTTAAAACTATTGCACTACATCCGTGCATTATCGCCGTATATATTGGCATAATAATCATGGGAATAGAAAGTATGAACATCGTTATTCCCAGTTTTATATCCAGTACAGTAAATACAGTTGGAGGATGTTTAACCGCAATCAGTATGATTACTATTGGCGCTATTTTAAGTGACATCAAATGGTTTGAACTTCTCGATAAATCTGCTTTGTATTATTCAGCTATTAGATTAATTGCAATACCAGTATTATTTTTTATGGTTTTAACATTGCTGCGATTAAATCCATTAGTTATAGGTGTAAATGTATTGTTGGCTGCTATGCCGGCCGGAAGCACAGTTGCCATGCTTGCGCAAAAATATGATAAGGATGTTATATATGCATCCAAAATAGTTATTATTTCCACAGTCTTATCACTAATAACATTACCACTCATATCATTGATGATAAGTAGATAAATCCATCTGATTGCCGCCGATGATATGTCACTGCCTTCCATCTGTCGGCATTACTCAACTTCATCAGTAGTACGCAGTGATTCGACTCCCTATCCACCATTTTACATTCTCCTTTGTGATCAGTTGTTTGTTATCTTATGTCAGTTAACTGATCGATTATTTACTTTCACTGATAAACAACAATCACTCTATTAAGCCTCACCAAAACGTAAAAGAACAGAGTAGTTAGATTGCACTACCCAAAAAATTTCGAGGGTCTGAGGAATAAAAATGAACAAGGTTATTTCCAAAGACGAAATGGATTGTGCCTCAATCAATATTTTAGAGACTTAGCTGATAAAAATTTGGGAGTAAATTCCATGACAGTTGCTCCCTTAATATATCTCCAGTTCTTTTCAGATCCTTCAACTTTATAACTTGCCGGCCAAAAATTGTGCCTCCCCCCAATCAAAACTCCAATTATCATCATTATTTTCAACAATAGATACCATTAGATCGGTTGGTACGATGCCGTATTCAGCTTCTACCTTTCAGACAGTAAGGAATAGAACTTTTGCTTCTTCTCTTTTGGCCAGGCTTCGCTTATTATGGAGATAATAACTAGACTATCGGTACGGTTAAAGCCTAGCCCCGTATCTTTAATATTCGATAGGAGGATAACAATGATTTATAGAAATGCTACTGTTGACGATATATCTGCTATAGTGGAGTTACAAAAAAAATATCACATTACAACGATTAGTGAAACAGACAAACCTGATGGCTTCGTTACAACCTTATTTACAGAAGAACAATTTAAGGAATTAATTGAAAAAGAAAATGGAATTACAATTGCATGTCATGGTCAAAAGAGTGTTGCTTATGTGATGGCTGCCTCATGGAAGTATTGGGCTAAGTGGCCTCTTTTTCAATATATGATTGACGATTTGAAAGATACAGAATATAAGGGAATTACGCTTTCTACAGAAAACACTTATCAGTATGGGCCAATCTGCATTGATATGGATTACAGGGGTACGGAAGTACTCCGAAAGGTTTTTGATTTTTCCAAAATGCAGATGAGTAAAAAATATCCGATATTGATAACTTTTATAAACCATATCAATCACAGATCATACGCTGCTCATACCAAAAAGCTTGATCTTGACGTGATTAAAAGCTTTATTTTCAACAATAATACATACTATGAACTGGGTTGTAACACATCAGAATAATTGTATAACATATTGTTTGCTTGCCCTACCCGATAAGCTATTGGCGGTGCACCGTTAGCCCTCCTAAATTACACGATGTATTTCTACTTTACAGTTATAAAGAAAAATTGAGCACAAAGGGTGCCATATACAAAAACACCTCCGATGGCTAGAGAACAGATAATTCAGATCTCTAACTATCGGAAGAATTATGATTATGGGATAGCCACTTGTCCCCAGAATTACTATAGTTTTTGCCTATACTCGGTCAATCCCCTTTGTATGTTATTGTAATTTTTGAATATCTATAAGCCTATTTACCACCTCAATACCAAACCTCATGGAAATCGCCCTTCAACTAGCCTACCGGGCCAATATAAGGGCGATTAATATTAATGATAATACCGATGATTGAGATCGAAACGACTAGCGTTGAATCAGCTTAACTTACCGGTCAAAAATTGTGCCTCCCCTAGTCCAAAACTCCAATCATCATCATTATTTTCAACAATAGATACCATTAAATCAGTTGGTGCGATGCCGCATTCAGCTTCTAACCTTTCAGCCAATAAGGAATAGAGCTTTTGTTTCTTCTCTTTTGGCCGGGCTTTGCTTATTATGGAGAGAACAACCAGATTATCGGTACGGTTAAATCCTAGCCCAGTATCCTCAATAATCATATGATCCGCCGGGTGTTCGTGAACGATTTGATAACGATCTCGCTCAGGAACGTCAAAGGCTTCCACAACAACTTGGTGGGTAACATCCAGAAGTTTTTTCAGGCTTGCTTTATCTCGTCCTTTAATAAGATCAAAACGAAGTAATGGCATTTTAATTTCCTCCCTTTAATAAAAATTATTCTTCCCTATTTATTGTCAAACATTCAGATAGAAGAAAGTTTTTCAACAAGAATACTGGCTTGATCAACGGTTTGTTTTACAATTGAAGCGGCAGGTTGGTCTCCTGCTAACCGAAGCCCCTGGCCCGCCCAAAGTGACATATACTCGGGATTGTTCGCTTTTGCAGCCGCCAGACGAATGTCCCGGGTCATCGAGTTTTGAATGGGGTAAGCCGGGATTGTTCCTGGGTACTGATGCATGTCGATCATAAATTTTGTTTGAATGCCTCTTGCAGCTTTTCCGGAGTATGCACGTGTAATTTCAGTGGAGTCCTCATTTGTCGAGAGGATTTTCTGTTTGTACGTTTCGTGGGCGCCGCTCTCGGGGCAGGCTAGAAACGCGGTGCCCATCTGTATTGCAGCGGCTCCTAATGCAAGGCTTGCTGCAAGTCCCCGACCATCCATGATTCCCCCCGCTGCGATGACCGGAATCGACACATGGTCAACGATCTGCGGAACAATAGCCATAGTGCCTATCAAAGCATGGGAAGGGTCTTTCATGAAGGTCCCCCTGTGCCCGCCTGCTTCGCTCCCCTGAGCCACAATTGCATCTGCTCCAACTGCTTCCAATTGCTTGGCTTCATCAACAGTTGTAGCAGTTCCAATGATGAATATTCCATGCTGTTTCATGGTTTGGATCACGTCTTGAGATGGTGTGCCAAAAGTGAAACTAAATACGGGTACACGCTCCTCCAAAAGTACCTGTACCTGCTCCTCAAATGATTCTGAAAACTTCAAAATCGAAGGATTTTGAGCAGTGCCAAGTTTGATGCGGTATTTATTCAGATAATCTGTCATCCGGTAAATTGCTTCTTCCGACTCTTCTGATTGCTCAGGCACAAACAAGTTTACTCCGAAAGGCTGGTCCGTTCGTTGCTTGATCTTTTGGATCTCGCTACGGAGCTGCTCCGACGTTAAGTATCCGCCCCCCAGATTGCCCAGCCCACCGGCATTTGAAACAGCCGCTACTAATTCGGGCGTCGAAACGCCACCAGCCATTGGCGCTTGAAAAATCGGGTATCGAATTTTAAGAGAACGCGTCAAATCAGTCTCAAACACCTTTAAAAACCTCCTTTTATTCCTAAAATCTCAGACTTTTAATTACATTTCGTTAATAGCATCCAATCTTTTGAACAGTTTATCGAACTCTTTTAATTTAGCCTTATCCTCGACTTTGACCCCTGAACAATAGAAAGAAATATTGCCGTTGCCTTCATTTAAAGAATTCATATCTTCCAGTACTTTTTTTAGATTTTTTGCAGTACCATTATTTCCATCAATTATATTAACATCCGATGAAAATAATTTTCCAAATATATCCTTATAGTAAGAAAAGTGAGTACATCCTAAAACAATAGTTTCATACTTACTTAAATCATATATAGATAATTGTTCTTGAAGATAAGACAGCACTATTCGCTCGCTAAACTCAAAACCTTCTGCAAACTGAACTAATTTCGGAAGAGGTAATAAATCAACAACATGTTCGTTATCTAATTTAGTAATATGATTTTGAAGTCTTTCTTCCCTTAGAGTAAAAGCAGTAGCAGTTACCAAAATTCGTTTATTTATATTTTTTTTTGTTTTAACAGCTGGTTTTACGGCAGGCTCCATACCAATGATTGGAATACTGTATTTTGCCCTTATTTCTTCGATTGCTGCGCTTGTGGCAGTATTACAAGCAATTACTATTGCTTTTACTTTTTGCTGGCTAATAAATTCTATAGCATTTAATACAAGCTTTTTAACATCATCTTTCGTTTTGTGCCCATATGGAGCATTTAATGTATCTGCGTAATACAAATAGTCTTCATTAGGTAAAAAATTTAATGTATCATACAATACAGTAATGCCTCCAATACCAGAATCAAAAAAACCTATTTGCATTTCTATTCCTCCAATTAAGTAATCAGTTTACCCATTCCATTTGTCCAATGCAAATTTGCCCAGGATCTAACTAAGCTCTTGATCAGGATGAATACGTGCATGGTTTAAATTCCCTATCGCTGCTTTTGGACTTGAAATGACTGCGCCAAATAGCAATATTATAGCAGCAGCAACAAGCACCAATGTGGCCAGAAGAAGCGATAGGCTGTAGCTATGCGCCACTTCCAAAACGATTCCGGCTCCGATTGGACCAAGTATTTGCCCAATACCAAAAAAGCCCGTCATCAAAGCAATTGCTCTATTACCACTGGATGGTCTTGACATACGAGCCGCTGCGAGAGCGAGCATGGAAATGCCCACAAATGTGCCTCCAAAAAGGATAGACCCTAACGTCACGCCGAATATATTGGGAAGCCATACCGGCATTATGACCCCAACAGCCTGCAGGATAAGCGCAATAATCAACGGTTTGATGTAACCGACTTTACTGGCCCACCAAGACCAGATCACTGATGATGGTACCGCCGCTATCCCAACGATAATCCAGCTATAGTCTGCAAAACTTGACACATGAGGCATTTGCTTAACCATTGCTACAAGAAACGTCGCACTTACAATATAACCCAACCCCTCGAGCCCATAAGCAACAAGAATCCAGCCGAAGATGGCTGGATTTTCCGCAGATGAACTCAGGGATTCAGCAT
Proteins encoded:
- a CDS encoding BglG family transcription antiterminator, coding for MKKGGASEENESVTKKSGGVLMHEKLITLMNLLMESSKPIPGVGIAEHLKLSRRTVINYINEINALAKNSIIMSSPNGYYIDKTAAASLLHTRQSAVPQNYQERSFYIIKALLINHIELINIYDLCDELCISLSLLKNDLKKMNQSYSFLKVKFVTQNNCIRITGDEKSKRQLVNYILQRMQDSDLIDIHHLKNFFDNNILEVILKIIDTAYVEKHYYINDFSRANLLLHFLIMVNRIKSGNIISKKTSDTNNYPLNNTSEYELVNLIKNQLEQSFSIMINNEEYIQLYLIVCSNSNYNMNTFEALNSYVDQDLLHFINKLLQEIEQKYYLDLHREGFRVMFTLHIKNFLFRLNSNVTVKSPLKNDLRNTLPFLYDIAIYITDRLINEYQITSSVNEDEISFILIHLAAEIERNKIIEKSVKCLLFVPKYLNIEQEVSKQILYYFGNQLVIIKVLSYEDSVNDLEFDLLISTTRVAIKSNHKIIYISPFLTKSDISIINNAIAEIQNTKQITYLSTNFHNYFSADNFIISNSQFTDKCEPIDYLCDLLLKNGCVKEDFYSKVVSRENSVSTGYDGFAIPHAISLDAVSNEIAVLISPSGIKWDNQNVYVVFMMSVSPDTLVDFQELYAGLSLLLTETSVIGRLRKCKTFEQFKEILLTTYFEV
- a CDS encoding PTS lactose/cellobiose transporter subunit IIA; this encodes MNNELEKREEIAKVAMQIIMNASDAKADALNALKSLRSFDFEAPAELLKKAHTKIVLAHKAQTNLVQNEASGETYENSLLFNHAQDTLMTAKMQIEISEELCALVRALFNKIESK
- a CDS encoding PTS sugar transporter subunit IIB; amino-acid sequence: MEKIRILLCCGGGFSSGMLAQKSRKAANKAGLNASVEARSESQVSEYLDKIDVLLLGPHYERNLNNFSKLAAPFNVPVAVIPKEIYGMIDGEKLLEFALSLVEHKER
- a CDS encoding PTS transporter subunit EIIC, whose product is MHKFIDWLTNKFAPAAQALFAKPYLAAVSGAMTKILPFILTGSLIYIYQIFQSFFSHVLPDLSMLLLFSFKMLGLLTAFMVAQQVMEKLDRKNYAIPAGLTAILVFLVFINPVFDETQANVTFSFGRFGPTGMFVALCAGIMVGMVFHFFAKLNILGKNETLPDFVKEWVRNILPIFTNICIATLLVLGLHIDIYQIIVNLFAPINSFAQTLPGFMLLSFLQVFFFTLGVSPWVWGAIRNPIFMVAIAANAAAVAAGDNPVHIVTYETMFTLGLLTLGGQGSPLPLVALMLKSKSKKLRQFARIVVGPAIFNISEPIMYGLPIVFNPLLMVPMWIISLLGPVLIWIIMKSGLLTIPSIVLQTGNIPAPFSSWLITQDWRAILWWCVFFLIYIFIWYPFFKVFEKKTLEEESLSLVQNEE
- a CDS encoding YhcH/YjgK/YiaL family protein yields the protein MICDELKEMSNYDVLGNYSEKMMELIEKIDLENFKTGKVLIDGMNFFALLTEYDTKPWEETDIETHDKYYDVVIVLEGRENIYVDFRDSFTVKKAYSEEKDITFYQLKKEKIRVTMEPGMFILFLPNDIHHPYCDCEAKSHIKKVTFKIKIS
- a CDS encoding glycoside hydrolase family 1 protein, with the translated sequence MNRNKPDGFPANFLWGGAFAACQSEGAWDVDGKGISVSDIQPIIDQNKRKNIKSEVGGTFAEIKRLSADTTLNFPKRYGIDFYHTYKSDLALLKELGLTCFRTSISWSRLFPTGEEDVPNEKGLQFYDDLIDEIIKNGMEPIITISHYEMPLHLSLKYGGFSNKKVIDLFMKYAELVLHRYGEKVKYWIPFNQINLLYPCGFKSTGVYDDYSDHLLEAYYQAVHNQLVCSALCKKIALKVNPDILVGVMLSDKIMYPKTCKPEDLILTMKRNQMQYFCSDVGLRGEYPGYALRYFEENKIQINETEDELELIAKYKMDYLSFSHYSTRIISAETCDMNSYTFELNPYLKPTPWEWRIDPLGFYNAISTYWDRYQVPILISENGFGAIDKVEDGEIHDDYRIAYFRDYIAQMKEAVKDGVKILAYCTWAPIDIISSSTSEMIKRYGFIYVDQDDYGNGTKERIKKNSFYWYKNVIASNGVDL
- a CDS encoding AEC family transporter, which gives rise to MTVINFQLQIFIIIACGYVFAKKGIINLDIRKKLTDIVINLILPCAIIKSFSMKVTSEIIRDTIIIFFVSFALQLSYSILNKFLYCRFDHSKVLIMKYATIVSNAAFMGLPIIESVYGAQGVLYGSIALIPLRIFMWSSGLSLFTTTDRKQVFKTIALHPCIIAVYIGIIIMGIESMNIVIPSFISSTVNTVGGCLTAISMITIGAILSDIKWFELLDKSALYYSAIRLIAIPVLFFMVLTLLRLNPLVIGVNVLLAAMPAGSTVAMLAQKYDKDVIYASKIVIISTVLSLITLPLISLMISR
- a CDS encoding GNAT family acetyltransferase, encoding MIYRNATVDDISAIVELQKKYHITTISETDKPDGFVTTLFTEEQFKELIEKENGITIACHGQKSVAYVMAASWKYWAKWPLFQYMIDDLKDTEYKGITLSTENTYQYGPICIDMDYRGTEVLRKVFDFSKMQMSKKYPILITFINHINHRSYAAHTKKLDLDVIKSFIFNNNTYYELGCNTSE
- a CDS encoding tautomerase family protein translates to MPLLRFDLIKGRDKASLKKLLDVTHQVVVEAFDVPERDRYQIVHEHPADHMIIEDTGLGFNRTDNLVVLSIISKARPKEKKQKLYSLLAERLEAECGIAPTDLMVSIVENNDDDWSFGLGEAQFLTGKLS
- a CDS encoding NAD(P)H-dependent flavin oxidoreductase → MFETDLTRSLKIRYPIFQAPMAGGVSTPELVAAVSNAGGLGNLGGGYLTSEQLRSEIQKIKQRTDQPFGVNLFVPEQSEESEEAIYRMTDYLNKYRIKLGTAQNPSILKFSESFEEQVQVLLEERVPVFSFTFGTPSQDVIQTMKQHGIFIIGTATTVDEAKQLEAVGADAIVAQGSEAGGHRGTFMKDPSHALIGTMAIVPQIVDHVSIPVIAAGGIMDGRGLAASLALGAAAIQMGTAFLACPESGAHETYKQKILSTNEDSTEITRAYSGKAARGIQTKFMIDMHQYPGTIPAYPIQNSMTRDIRLAAAKANNPEYMSLWAGQGLRLAGDQPAASIVKQTVDQASILVEKLSSI
- the murI gene encoding glutamate racemase; the protein is MQIGFFDSGIGGITVLYDTLNFLPNEDYLYYADTLNAPYGHKTKDDVKKLVLNAIEFISQQKVKAIVIACNTATSAAIEEIRAKYSIPIIGMEPAVKPAVKTKKNINKRILVTATAFTLREERLQNHITKLDNEHVVDLLPLPKLVQFAEGFEFSERIVLSYLQEQLSIYDLSKYETIVLGCTHFSYYKDIFGKLFSSDVNIIDGNNGTAKNLKKVLEDMNSLNEGNGNISFYCSGVKVEDKAKLKEFDKLFKRLDAINEM
- a CDS encoding YbfB/YjiJ family MFS transporter gives rise to the protein MENSGTKKVKLFNSTKTLVGGVVMLIIAMGIGRFSYTSILPLMQSQAHLSVTESGYLAGSNNMGYLIAAFGSGFIAWGTRRAYHLRIQLVLCIILTGLMGITSSFLCWMILRFLAGVSSGLIFVLSSSLVLDALFSDKREKWAGIFYGGVGIGIVLAGVLTPVLSFFTWRGTWIGLLIISIIIIIPVWSFIRDKELKPITQNAESLSSSAENPAIFGWILVAYGLEGLGYIVSATFLVAMVKQMPHVSSFADYSWIIVGIAAVPSSVIWSWWASKVGYIKPLIIALILQAVGVIMPVWLPNIFGVTLGSILFGGTFVGISMLALAAARMSRPSSGNRAIALMTGFFGIGQILGPIGAGIVLEVAHSYSLSLLLATLVLVAAAIILLFGAVISSPKAAIGNLNHARIHPDQELS